From a region of the Motacilla alba alba isolate MOTALB_02 chromosome 25, Motacilla_alba_V1.0_pri, whole genome shotgun sequence genome:
- the ARNT gene encoding aryl hydrocarbon receptor nuclear translocator isoform X2, whose amino-acid sequence MAATAASAEMASDVSSLGAAVGSGNSGSGAQAGGAAAQRPSKRRPGLDFDDDGEGNSKFLRCDDDPMPNDKERFARSDDEQSSADKERLARENHSEIERRRRNKMTAYITELSDMVPTCSALARKPDKLTILRMAVSHMKSLRGTGNTSTDGTYKPSFLTDQELKHLILEAADGFLFIVSCETGRVVYVSDSVTPVLNQPQSEWFGSTLYEQVHPDDVGKLREQLSTSENALTEGTKPWCLSTKDAAAPPENASKGRILDLKTGTVKKEGQQSMRMCMGSRRSFICRMRCGNSSVDPVAVNRLSFMRNRCRNGLGAAKDGEPHYVVVHCTGYIKAWPPAGVSLPDDDPDAGQGSKFCLVAIGRLQVTSSPNCTDMNNVCQPTEFISRHNTEGIFTFIDHRCVATVGYQPQELLGKDIVDFCHPEDQQLLRDSFQQVVKLKGQVLSVMFRFRSKNREWLWMRTSSFTFQNPYSDEIEYIICTNTNVKNSSQESRPALANSMPRPQLGQSVSLPLDMGTAPLPSRQQQPPQAELEVGPGRESLAGYEHSQVPVQPVSAAGPEHSKPLEKAEGLFSQERDPRFGEIFPGISTDESKAIPASTMPANPPLFAQGNTFTAARPAENFRSSSMVPPVNIIQQQQPSPSGRILSQISRHSSPAQVSGTTWAPGTRPVFTPQQVASQTVKTRPPSFGMGTFQGTPSSFSSMTAPGSTASPTTAPYPALASRGTGFTTEAAQTPAPFQPRAADAVGMWPQWQGQHHGPGSGEQHVQQPQPSQPEVFPDMLTMLGEQGPNYNNEEFPELNIFPSFSE is encoded by the exons ATGTGATGATGACCCGATGCCAAACGATAAAGAGAGATTCGCCAG gtcTGATGATGAGCAGAGTTCAGCGGATAAGGAGAGACTTGCCAG GGAGAACCACAGCGAGATCGAGCGCAGGAGGAGGAACAAGATGACAGCCTACATCACGGAGCTGTCGGACATGGTGCCCACGTGCAGTGCCCTGGCCCGCAAGCCCGACAAGCTGACCATCCTGCGCATGGCCGTGTCCCACATGAAGTCCCTGCGTGGTACTGGCAACACCTCCACAGATGGCACCTACAAACCCTCCTTTCTCACCGACCAG GAACTCAAACACCTGATCCTGGAGGCAGCTGATGGCTTCCTGTTCATCGTGTCCTGCGAGACGGGGCGCGTGGTCTACGTGTCGGACTCGGTGACGCCGGTGCTCAACCAGCCGCAGTCCGAGTGGTTCGGCAGCACCTTGTACGAGCAGGTGCACCCCGACGACGTGGGCAagctgagggagcagctctccacGTCTGAGAACGCCCTCACAG AGGGAACCAAGCCCTGGTGCCTTTCTACCaaggatgctgcagcccccccCGAGAATGCATCTAAAG gTCGTATCCTCGATTTGAAGACGGGGACCGTGAAGAAGGAAGGGCAGCAGTCCATGAGGATGTGCATGGGCTCCCGGAGATCTTTCATCTGCCGGATGAG GTGTGGCAACAGCTCTGTGGATCCAGTGGCTGTCAATCGTCTCAGCTTCATGAGGAATCGCTGCAG GAATGGTTTAGGTGCAGCCAAGGATGGAGAACCTCACTACGTCGTGGTGCACTGCACAGGCTACATCAAAGCCTGGCCCCCAGCAG GTGTTTCCCTGCCTGACGATGACCCCGACGCTGGCCAGGGCAGCAAGTTCTGCCTGGTGGCCATTGGCAGGCTGCAG GTGACCAGCTCCCCCAACTGCACAGACATGAACAATGTCTGCCAGCCCACGGAGTTCATCTCCCGACACAACACCGAAGGGATTTTCACCTTCATCGACCACCGCTGCGTGGCCACCGTGGGTTACCAGCCCCAG GAACTTTTGGGGAAAGACATTGTGGATTTCTGCCATCCAGAAGACCAGCAGCTTTTACGGGACAGTTTTCAACAG GTGGTGAAGTTAAAAGGCCAGGTCCTGTCAGTCATGTTCCGCTTCCGATCCAAGAACCGGGAATGGCTGTGGATGAGAACCAGCTCGTTCACCTTCCAGAACCCCTACTCAGATGAGATCGAGTACATCATCTGCACCAACACCAACGTCAA GAACTCGAGCCAGGAGTCTCGACCTGCCCTGGCAAACTCCATGCCAAGGCCTCAGCTGGGCCAGAGCGTCAGCCTTCCCCTGGAcatgggcacagccccactgccctcAAG gcagcagcagccaccccaggcagagctggaagtgGGCCCAGGAAGGGAGAGCTTGGCCGGGTATGAGCACTCACAG GTGCCCGTCCAGCCCGTGAGTGCTGCTGGCCCCGAGCACAGCAAGCccctggagaaggctgagggcCTGTTCAGCCAGGAGCGGGACCCACGCTTCGGGGAGATCTTCCCTGGCATCAGCACAG ATGAGAGCAAAGccatccctgccagcaccaTGCCAGCCAACCCGCCCCTCTTCGCCCAGGGAAACACCTTCACTGCTGCACGGCCCGCTGAGAACTTCAG gagcagcagcatggtTCCTCCAGTGAACatcatccagcagcagcagccctcgCCCTCCGGCCGGATCTTATCCCAGATTTCCCGGcactccagcccagctcaggtCAGCGGGACCACCTGGGCTCCAGGGACACGGCCGGTGTTCACACCCCAG CAAGTGGCATCCCAGACAGTGAAGACCCGACCTCCTTCCTTCGGCATGGGGACATTCCAGGGCACGCCGTCCTCCTTCAGCTCCATGACAGCGCCGGGATCGACGGCTTCTCCCACCACGGCGCCGtaccctgccctggccagccGTGGCACAGGCTTCA ccacagaggcGGCGCAGACCCCGGCCCCGTTCCAGCCCCGCGCCGCCGACGCCGTGGGAATGTGGCCACAGTGGCAAGGACAGCACCACGGCCCAGGATCTGGGGAGCAGCAcgtgcagcagccccagcccagccagcctgaGGTCTTCCCA GACATGCTGACCATGTTGGGGGAGCAAGGGCCCAACTACAACAACGAAGAATTCCCAGAGTTGAACatattcccttctttttctgaataa
- the ARNT gene encoding aryl hydrocarbon receptor nuclear translocator isoform X5, with product MAATAASAEMASDVSSLGAAVGSGNSGSGAQAGGAAAQRPSKRRPGLDFDDDGEGNSKFLRCDDDPMPNDKERFARSDDEQSSADKERLARENHSEIERRRRNKMTAYITELSDMVPTCSALARKPDKLTILRMAVSHMKSLRGTGNTSTDGTYKPSFLTDQELKHLILEAADGFLFIVSCETGRVVYVSDSVTPVLNQPQSEWFGSTLYEQVHPDDVGKLREQLSTSENALTEGTKPWCLSTKDAAAPPENASKGRILDLKTGTVKKEGQQSMRMCMGSRRSFICRMRCGNSSVDPVAVNRLSFMRNRCRNGLGAAKDGEPHYVVVHCTGYIKAWPPAGVSLPDDDPDAGQGSKFCLVAIGRLQVTSSPNCTDMNNVCQPTEFISRHNTEGIFTFIDHRCVATVGYQPQELLGKDIVDFCHPEDQQLLRDSFQQVVKLKGQVLSVMFRFRSKNREWLWMRTSSFTFQNPYSDEIEYIICTNTNVKNSSQESRPALANSMPRPQLGQSVSLPLDMGTAPLPSRQQQPPQAELEVGPGRESLAGYEHSQVPVQPVSAAGPEHSKPLEKAEGLFSQERDPRFGEIFPGISTDESKAIPASTMPANPPLFAQGNTFTAARPAENFRSSSMVPPVNIIQQQQPSPSGRILSQISRHSSPAQQVASQTVKTRPPSFGMGTFQGTPSSFSSMTAPGSTASPTTAPYPALASRGTGFTATEAAQTPAPFQPRAADAVGMWPQWQGQHHGPGSGEQHVQQPQPSQPEVFPDMLTMLGEQGPNYNNEEFPELNIFPSFSE from the exons ATGTGATGATGACCCGATGCCAAACGATAAAGAGAGATTCGCCAG gtcTGATGATGAGCAGAGTTCAGCGGATAAGGAGAGACTTGCCAG GGAGAACCACAGCGAGATCGAGCGCAGGAGGAGGAACAAGATGACAGCCTACATCACGGAGCTGTCGGACATGGTGCCCACGTGCAGTGCCCTGGCCCGCAAGCCCGACAAGCTGACCATCCTGCGCATGGCCGTGTCCCACATGAAGTCCCTGCGTGGTACTGGCAACACCTCCACAGATGGCACCTACAAACCCTCCTTTCTCACCGACCAG GAACTCAAACACCTGATCCTGGAGGCAGCTGATGGCTTCCTGTTCATCGTGTCCTGCGAGACGGGGCGCGTGGTCTACGTGTCGGACTCGGTGACGCCGGTGCTCAACCAGCCGCAGTCCGAGTGGTTCGGCAGCACCTTGTACGAGCAGGTGCACCCCGACGACGTGGGCAagctgagggagcagctctccacGTCTGAGAACGCCCTCACAG AGGGAACCAAGCCCTGGTGCCTTTCTACCaaggatgctgcagcccccccCGAGAATGCATCTAAAG gTCGTATCCTCGATTTGAAGACGGGGACCGTGAAGAAGGAAGGGCAGCAGTCCATGAGGATGTGCATGGGCTCCCGGAGATCTTTCATCTGCCGGATGAG GTGTGGCAACAGCTCTGTGGATCCAGTGGCTGTCAATCGTCTCAGCTTCATGAGGAATCGCTGCAG GAATGGTTTAGGTGCAGCCAAGGATGGAGAACCTCACTACGTCGTGGTGCACTGCACAGGCTACATCAAAGCCTGGCCCCCAGCAG GTGTTTCCCTGCCTGACGATGACCCCGACGCTGGCCAGGGCAGCAAGTTCTGCCTGGTGGCCATTGGCAGGCTGCAG GTGACCAGCTCCCCCAACTGCACAGACATGAACAATGTCTGCCAGCCCACGGAGTTCATCTCCCGACACAACACCGAAGGGATTTTCACCTTCATCGACCACCGCTGCGTGGCCACCGTGGGTTACCAGCCCCAG GAACTTTTGGGGAAAGACATTGTGGATTTCTGCCATCCAGAAGACCAGCAGCTTTTACGGGACAGTTTTCAACAG GTGGTGAAGTTAAAAGGCCAGGTCCTGTCAGTCATGTTCCGCTTCCGATCCAAGAACCGGGAATGGCTGTGGATGAGAACCAGCTCGTTCACCTTCCAGAACCCCTACTCAGATGAGATCGAGTACATCATCTGCACCAACACCAACGTCAA GAACTCGAGCCAGGAGTCTCGACCTGCCCTGGCAAACTCCATGCCAAGGCCTCAGCTGGGCCAGAGCGTCAGCCTTCCCCTGGAcatgggcacagccccactgccctcAAG gcagcagcagccaccccaggcagagctggaagtgGGCCCAGGAAGGGAGAGCTTGGCCGGGTATGAGCACTCACAG GTGCCCGTCCAGCCCGTGAGTGCTGCTGGCCCCGAGCACAGCAAGCccctggagaaggctgagggcCTGTTCAGCCAGGAGCGGGACCCACGCTTCGGGGAGATCTTCCCTGGCATCAGCACAG ATGAGAGCAAAGccatccctgccagcaccaTGCCAGCCAACCCGCCCCTCTTCGCCCAGGGAAACACCTTCACTGCTGCACGGCCCGCTGAGAACTTCAG gagcagcagcatggtTCCTCCAGTGAACatcatccagcagcagcagccctcgCCCTCCGGCCGGATCTTATCCCAGATTTCCCGGcactccagcccagctcag CAAGTGGCATCCCAGACAGTGAAGACCCGACCTCCTTCCTTCGGCATGGGGACATTCCAGGGCACGCCGTCCTCCTTCAGCTCCATGACAGCGCCGGGATCGACGGCTTCTCCCACCACGGCGCCGtaccctgccctggccagccGTGGCACAGGCTTCA cagccacagaggcGGCGCAGACCCCGGCCCCGTTCCAGCCCCGCGCCGCCGACGCCGTGGGAATGTGGCCACAGTGGCAAGGACAGCACCACGGCCCAGGATCTGGGGAGCAGCAcgtgcagcagccccagcccagccagcctgaGGTCTTCCCA GACATGCTGACCATGTTGGGGGAGCAAGGGCCCAACTACAACAACGAAGAATTCCCAGAGTTGAACatattcccttctttttctgaataa
- the ARNT gene encoding aryl hydrocarbon receptor nuclear translocator isoform X6: MAATAASAEMASDVSSLGAAVGSGNSGSGAQAGGAAAQRPSKRRPGLDFDDDGEGNSKFLRCDDDPMPNDKERFARSDDEQSSADKERLARENHSEIERRRRNKMTAYITELSDMVPTCSALARKPDKLTILRMAVSHMKSLRGTGNTSTDGTYKPSFLTDQELKHLILEAADGFLFIVSCETGRVVYVSDSVTPVLNQPQSEWFGSTLYEQVHPDDVGKLREQLSTSENALTGRILDLKTGTVKKEGQQSMRMCMGSRRSFICRMRCGNSSVDPVAVNRLSFMRNRCRNGLGAAKDGEPHYVVVHCTGYIKAWPPAGVSLPDDDPDAGQGSKFCLVAIGRLQVTSSPNCTDMNNVCQPTEFISRHNTEGIFTFIDHRCVATVGYQPQELLGKDIVDFCHPEDQQLLRDSFQQVVKLKGQVLSVMFRFRSKNREWLWMRTSSFTFQNPYSDEIEYIICTNTNVKNSSQESRPALANSMPRPQLGQSVSLPLDMGTAPLPSRQQQPPQAELEVGPGRESLAGYEHSQVPVQPVSAAGPEHSKPLEKAEGLFSQERDPRFGEIFPGISTDESKAIPASTMPANPPLFAQGNTFTAARPAENFRSSSMVPPVNIIQQQQPSPSGRILSQISRHSSPAQVSGTTWAPGTRPVFTPQQVASQTVKTRPPSFGMGTFQGTPSSFSSMTAPGSTASPTTAPYPALASRGTGFTATEAAQTPAPFQPRAADAVGMWPQWQGQHHGPGSGEQHVQQPQPSQPEVFPDMLTMLGEQGPNYNNEEFPELNIFPSFSE, translated from the exons ATGTGATGATGACCCGATGCCAAACGATAAAGAGAGATTCGCCAG gtcTGATGATGAGCAGAGTTCAGCGGATAAGGAGAGACTTGCCAG GGAGAACCACAGCGAGATCGAGCGCAGGAGGAGGAACAAGATGACAGCCTACATCACGGAGCTGTCGGACATGGTGCCCACGTGCAGTGCCCTGGCCCGCAAGCCCGACAAGCTGACCATCCTGCGCATGGCCGTGTCCCACATGAAGTCCCTGCGTGGTACTGGCAACACCTCCACAGATGGCACCTACAAACCCTCCTTTCTCACCGACCAG GAACTCAAACACCTGATCCTGGAGGCAGCTGATGGCTTCCTGTTCATCGTGTCCTGCGAGACGGGGCGCGTGGTCTACGTGTCGGACTCGGTGACGCCGGTGCTCAACCAGCCGCAGTCCGAGTGGTTCGGCAGCACCTTGTACGAGCAGGTGCACCCCGACGACGTGGGCAagctgagggagcagctctccacGTCTGAGAACGCCCTCACAG gTCGTATCCTCGATTTGAAGACGGGGACCGTGAAGAAGGAAGGGCAGCAGTCCATGAGGATGTGCATGGGCTCCCGGAGATCTTTCATCTGCCGGATGAG GTGTGGCAACAGCTCTGTGGATCCAGTGGCTGTCAATCGTCTCAGCTTCATGAGGAATCGCTGCAG GAATGGTTTAGGTGCAGCCAAGGATGGAGAACCTCACTACGTCGTGGTGCACTGCACAGGCTACATCAAAGCCTGGCCCCCAGCAG GTGTTTCCCTGCCTGACGATGACCCCGACGCTGGCCAGGGCAGCAAGTTCTGCCTGGTGGCCATTGGCAGGCTGCAG GTGACCAGCTCCCCCAACTGCACAGACATGAACAATGTCTGCCAGCCCACGGAGTTCATCTCCCGACACAACACCGAAGGGATTTTCACCTTCATCGACCACCGCTGCGTGGCCACCGTGGGTTACCAGCCCCAG GAACTTTTGGGGAAAGACATTGTGGATTTCTGCCATCCAGAAGACCAGCAGCTTTTACGGGACAGTTTTCAACAG GTGGTGAAGTTAAAAGGCCAGGTCCTGTCAGTCATGTTCCGCTTCCGATCCAAGAACCGGGAATGGCTGTGGATGAGAACCAGCTCGTTCACCTTCCAGAACCCCTACTCAGATGAGATCGAGTACATCATCTGCACCAACACCAACGTCAA GAACTCGAGCCAGGAGTCTCGACCTGCCCTGGCAAACTCCATGCCAAGGCCTCAGCTGGGCCAGAGCGTCAGCCTTCCCCTGGAcatgggcacagccccactgccctcAAG gcagcagcagccaccccaggcagagctggaagtgGGCCCAGGAAGGGAGAGCTTGGCCGGGTATGAGCACTCACAG GTGCCCGTCCAGCCCGTGAGTGCTGCTGGCCCCGAGCACAGCAAGCccctggagaaggctgagggcCTGTTCAGCCAGGAGCGGGACCCACGCTTCGGGGAGATCTTCCCTGGCATCAGCACAG ATGAGAGCAAAGccatccctgccagcaccaTGCCAGCCAACCCGCCCCTCTTCGCCCAGGGAAACACCTTCACTGCTGCACGGCCCGCTGAGAACTTCAG gagcagcagcatggtTCCTCCAGTGAACatcatccagcagcagcagccctcgCCCTCCGGCCGGATCTTATCCCAGATTTCCCGGcactccagcccagctcaggtCAGCGGGACCACCTGGGCTCCAGGGACACGGCCGGTGTTCACACCCCAG CAAGTGGCATCCCAGACAGTGAAGACCCGACCTCCTTCCTTCGGCATGGGGACATTCCAGGGCACGCCGTCCTCCTTCAGCTCCATGACAGCGCCGGGATCGACGGCTTCTCCCACCACGGCGCCGtaccctgccctggccagccGTGGCACAGGCTTCA cagccacagaggcGGCGCAGACCCCGGCCCCGTTCCAGCCCCGCGCCGCCGACGCCGTGGGAATGTGGCCACAGTGGCAAGGACAGCACCACGGCCCAGGATCTGGGGAGCAGCAcgtgcagcagccccagcccagccagcctgaGGTCTTCCCA GACATGCTGACCATGTTGGGGGAGCAAGGGCCCAACTACAACAACGAAGAATTCCCAGAGTTGAACatattcccttctttttctgaataa
- the ARNT gene encoding aryl hydrocarbon receptor nuclear translocator isoform X7, translating into MAATAASAEMASDVSSLGAAVGSGNSGSGAQAGGAAAQRPSKRRPGLDFDDDGEGNSKFLRCDDDPMPNDKERFARSDDEQSSADKERLARENHSEIERRRRNKMTAYITELSDMVPTCSALARKPDKLTILRMAVSHMKSLRGTGNTSTDGTYKPSFLTDQELKHLILEAADGFLFIVSCETGRVVYVSDSVTPVLNQPQSEWFGSTLYEQVHPDDVGKLREQLSTSENALTGRILDLKTGTVKKEGQQSMRMCMGSRRSFICRMRCGNSSVDPVAVNRLSFMRNRCRNGLGAAKDGEPHYVVVHCTGYIKAWPPAGVSLPDDDPDAGQGSKFCLVAIGRLQVTSSPNCTDMNNVCQPTEFISRHNTEGIFTFIDHRCVATVGYQPQELLGKDIVDFCHPEDQQLLRDSFQQVVKLKGQVLSVMFRFRSKNREWLWMRTSSFTFQNPYSDEIEYIICTNTNVKNSSQESRPALANSMPRPQLGQSVSLPLDMGTAPLPSRQQQPPQAELEVGPGRESLAGYEHSQVPVQPVSAAGPEHSKPLEKAEGLFSQERDPRFGEIFPGISTDESKAIPASTMPANPPLFAQGNTFTAARPAENFRSSSMVPPVNIIQQQQPSPSGRILSQISRHSSPAQVSGTTWAPGTRPVFTPQQVASQTVKTRPPSFGMGTFQGTPSSFSSMTAPGSTASPTTAPYPALASRGTGFTTEAAQTPAPFQPRAADAVGMWPQWQGQHHGPGSGEQHVQQPQPSQPEVFPDMLTMLGEQGPNYNNEEFPELNIFPSFSE; encoded by the exons ATGTGATGATGACCCGATGCCAAACGATAAAGAGAGATTCGCCAG gtcTGATGATGAGCAGAGTTCAGCGGATAAGGAGAGACTTGCCAG GGAGAACCACAGCGAGATCGAGCGCAGGAGGAGGAACAAGATGACAGCCTACATCACGGAGCTGTCGGACATGGTGCCCACGTGCAGTGCCCTGGCCCGCAAGCCCGACAAGCTGACCATCCTGCGCATGGCCGTGTCCCACATGAAGTCCCTGCGTGGTACTGGCAACACCTCCACAGATGGCACCTACAAACCCTCCTTTCTCACCGACCAG GAACTCAAACACCTGATCCTGGAGGCAGCTGATGGCTTCCTGTTCATCGTGTCCTGCGAGACGGGGCGCGTGGTCTACGTGTCGGACTCGGTGACGCCGGTGCTCAACCAGCCGCAGTCCGAGTGGTTCGGCAGCACCTTGTACGAGCAGGTGCACCCCGACGACGTGGGCAagctgagggagcagctctccacGTCTGAGAACGCCCTCACAG gTCGTATCCTCGATTTGAAGACGGGGACCGTGAAGAAGGAAGGGCAGCAGTCCATGAGGATGTGCATGGGCTCCCGGAGATCTTTCATCTGCCGGATGAG GTGTGGCAACAGCTCTGTGGATCCAGTGGCTGTCAATCGTCTCAGCTTCATGAGGAATCGCTGCAG GAATGGTTTAGGTGCAGCCAAGGATGGAGAACCTCACTACGTCGTGGTGCACTGCACAGGCTACATCAAAGCCTGGCCCCCAGCAG GTGTTTCCCTGCCTGACGATGACCCCGACGCTGGCCAGGGCAGCAAGTTCTGCCTGGTGGCCATTGGCAGGCTGCAG GTGACCAGCTCCCCCAACTGCACAGACATGAACAATGTCTGCCAGCCCACGGAGTTCATCTCCCGACACAACACCGAAGGGATTTTCACCTTCATCGACCACCGCTGCGTGGCCACCGTGGGTTACCAGCCCCAG GAACTTTTGGGGAAAGACATTGTGGATTTCTGCCATCCAGAAGACCAGCAGCTTTTACGGGACAGTTTTCAACAG GTGGTGAAGTTAAAAGGCCAGGTCCTGTCAGTCATGTTCCGCTTCCGATCCAAGAACCGGGAATGGCTGTGGATGAGAACCAGCTCGTTCACCTTCCAGAACCCCTACTCAGATGAGATCGAGTACATCATCTGCACCAACACCAACGTCAA GAACTCGAGCCAGGAGTCTCGACCTGCCCTGGCAAACTCCATGCCAAGGCCTCAGCTGGGCCAGAGCGTCAGCCTTCCCCTGGAcatgggcacagccccactgccctcAAG gcagcagcagccaccccaggcagagctggaagtgGGCCCAGGAAGGGAGAGCTTGGCCGGGTATGAGCACTCACAG GTGCCCGTCCAGCCCGTGAGTGCTGCTGGCCCCGAGCACAGCAAGCccctggagaaggctgagggcCTGTTCAGCCAGGAGCGGGACCCACGCTTCGGGGAGATCTTCCCTGGCATCAGCACAG ATGAGAGCAAAGccatccctgccagcaccaTGCCAGCCAACCCGCCCCTCTTCGCCCAGGGAAACACCTTCACTGCTGCACGGCCCGCTGAGAACTTCAG gagcagcagcatggtTCCTCCAGTGAACatcatccagcagcagcagccctcgCCCTCCGGCCGGATCTTATCCCAGATTTCCCGGcactccagcccagctcaggtCAGCGGGACCACCTGGGCTCCAGGGACACGGCCGGTGTTCACACCCCAG CAAGTGGCATCCCAGACAGTGAAGACCCGACCTCCTTCCTTCGGCATGGGGACATTCCAGGGCACGCCGTCCTCCTTCAGCTCCATGACAGCGCCGGGATCGACGGCTTCTCCCACCACGGCGCCGtaccctgccctggccagccGTGGCACAGGCTTCA ccacagaggcGGCGCAGACCCCGGCCCCGTTCCAGCCCCGCGCCGCCGACGCCGTGGGAATGTGGCCACAGTGGCAAGGACAGCACCACGGCCCAGGATCTGGGGAGCAGCAcgtgcagcagccccagcccagccagcctgaGGTCTTCCCA GACATGCTGACCATGTTGGGGGAGCAAGGGCCCAACTACAACAACGAAGAATTCCCAGAGTTGAACatattcccttctttttctgaataa